The Leopardus geoffroyi isolate Oge1 chromosome C1, O.geoffroyi_Oge1_pat1.0, whole genome shotgun sequence sequence agagaggagggggcgGTTCTGAGCAGCACAGACCAAGAGGCGCCTGCAGTATCCAATCTTCCTGCTCCCATCCACGTTGGTCAGAACGAAGGAAAAGGTCTCCCTGAAGAAGAGCACACACATGGTTTGCATTTGCCCACTAGACCCTAAAACAGGAAGGCGGCAGCCTCAGAGAGATGCTGAGCAGGGtcaggggggcagaggggagctgCTGGTTAATCCTGAGAGTAATAATAACACCAGTAATTTATTACGTGCTTATTGGCTCCCAGCTCTAAACGCACCACCTCGTTTCATTGTCGAAACAACCCTTTGAGGTAGGTTCAATTACGATCCCCACTTGAAAGACAAAGGAACTGAGGCCGCAAAGGTGGTTCTTATCCAAGGTCATTCGACTCAAAAGTGGTAAAGCCAAAATGCGAACTCGGGCAGCCAAAAACCAGGGCTGATGCTGAAAGGGACTTTGCCACATTGCCTTCATTGAAGCCAAAGGCCTTCTGCTGAGTCCAGCTTCTTCCAGAAGCAGCCAAAACATGGCGACTGTCATTCCCAGGACAGGTGAGAGAACCTCGCCCTTCTCTGGACAGAGGTGACAGGCCGGTTGACCGAGTTGGCTAAGATCCCTGGCCTTGGGGGACTCCAGGAGAGACGTTTATAAATGGATTGACTACAGCCCCTCCCCATCAGGAGAGAAGCTGGTGAGAACTGGCATCCACACCAAGTGAGGGAGCCACAGGACCCACACGGCTCACACTTGTCCCTTCTCCCCCAGTCCCAGGTTCCTCTGTCCCAGGCCCGGGCAATTACCTGGGGTACTCAGTGAGTGGTGCCCACTCATTCCCATCTGGGAAGCAGAACAAGGGGATGGCACTGAGCAGccgttcctcctcctcctgctggccCCGAAGCAGGTTCTCTCGCTATAGGAAACAGGGGAAAAGCCCAGTGAattgtgggggcaggggcaggaggagagggcttGAGGGCTGGCAGGCTGCTCTTGAGGCTCTAAAGCAGTTTGAGAATAAGCTTTCCTGCTGGCATGGGGGCTCAACGTGCCTCTGCCTGTCACTCTGCACAGGGACTTCATTCAGGGTCCGACCAGCCCCACGGCTGAGTCTACACGAGCCTGAGTTAGACATCAGTATCCTAAGGACCCACATAGGCAGGAAGGGGGCCAGGGCCTCACTTGGTATAGAAAGGCCCAGAGGCTGCCTGGCCTCCTGGAGGGGCCACGTGAGAGAGCCACCACATTAGAGAGGACAGGTGGCCAGCTCAGCTGCCGGGCCGGCAGGGTCAATGAGGATGCCCTACGCCCGCCCCTGACCGCAGTGCGGGAGCAGACATGAAGGAGCCTGGTGTTTGGGCTGTGGCCACAGGCTGAGCCTGCCCACCAGCTGTGTGCCCgccccaccctctccttcccacccaccccagggAGGGGATGCCTGCAAGGAGGTCTGGCAGAAGGTAAGCTTCTCTACAGAGAAGGATGACTAAGGATGGAATTTGGAAGAACTAGGAGGCCCCAAAAGGGGCAGAAGAACCAGCCTGGTCTCCCGGCCAGGGAGCCCAGGTCAGGTCCTCACAAAGAAGCCAGACCTAGATTCTGTGGGTGATAACAGGAAACAGGGCTGGGCCTGAAGGAAACAGGAGCGGAGGAGCGCAAGGCGGCTCTAGACCTGAGCCCTGGCACCGCCCCCCTCTCAAACACCCAAACCcgggctccccctgccccctccttcagtCCTTACCTTGGGAAACTGGTAGGTGATGGTGGGCTCATAGTCATGCCCTGAACTCTTTTTTTTGAGGGAAACCACGAAGAGGTATTCAAAGAAGTGCTGCCCTCCAGCAAAGGTGGACAGACAGTGCTCCGGGGCCCTTTCTGGTTCCTTCGCAGCTTCCCTCAGGTTGTCCTGGCGACTTCCTGAAACCAAGACACCAGACCCCACTTGGTATCTCCGCAGCCCATGCCCCAggtggagcctgtgtggctccCGGCAAGTTGTGCACCTCGGGGCCGCCAGGCCAACGCGAAGGTCCCCGGAGCCTTCCCCGCTCCTCAGGGCCTGCAACAGGGTCAGAACCAACTGGGCAGTTTCCGTGCCTGCCCTGGGAGATTTGAAAACCCAGGGAGCCAAGAGGGGGACAGAAGCCACTGATTTGGACGCCAAGGAAAGGGACTGGGGAGCCGCTTGGGAGGCCCTATGCCCCAGAGGCAGAGACTGTGCCCACCCACAGGTGCCCAGGGCAGTACCTGAAAGAGTAAGCCCTGAGCCGACATGTATCCAAAGCAGAACAGGTCCCAGAGCCACGTGCCTGTGACCACACAAACCCCCCCATGGTGGGGCATGACCTGCTCTAAAATCCAGTAGGGGAAGTATTCTGGTCTAGGCACACGGGGGACCAGATGGAGGTCAAACTATAAAGATTCTACatgtaagaaaaggaagaagcatTTCAAGGAAGAAACAGCCCCATCCAAGAGGGTCACCCTAGAAAACAGGAAGTGGGTAATCCAGTCCAGACCTGCTCGGAGTCGGGGCAGCCGGTTGCGGAACAGCCTGAGCATCGTGCCTACCACTTGTCCTTCCATCTTCTCGAACCTGCAGGGCATTGGagtccttccctttcctcctacAGACCGGCTACAGAGAGTCTGAGAGAGGGGCCGCTTCAGTCTCCAACCACAACTCCGTGAAGCCAAGCCATGTGCTGCCTTCCAAACAGGGGACGGCAGTTTCCATGCTGAGCACCCAATGGCTGAGCAAGAAGGATGTGACGGGACCCAAGAAGGCAGCAGAAGGCCCGCACCAACAGAGGCAGCATCCTGGCACTGCAGCTCAGACCTCAGCTCCTCCCAAGAGCCCCAGGGTGTGGCGAGAGAAAAGGTCGTGAGCAAACACCTCCAAGGCCCAGCTGCTTTCTGGGCTAAGGGCTGTGAATTCTGGGTTGCGGATTGTGCAACGGGTTTATTTACAACTTCGGGACAGTGAAGAATGCCTAAGAGCATCAGACTGTGGGCACTGGAACTTCACCAGCCCCATGACAGGGATCTTATATCCCCGTAACTTTGACTCCTGACCTTTCACATCTCAACTTGGTCCACTACCGCCCCAAACCCCTGCAAGGCCCCATGCTGCATTCAGGAGTTTCCAGGACTTCAGGACTGCAAGCAAGAGGATAGGACCAAATATTCCCCACAGCCAGCATACCACTGCCTCCCTTGATTAAGATAAATAGACCCAGTCCATTAATtctctaaatggaaaaaaaccGTTCTAGCATGAGAGAGTTCTGGAAATTGATACGAACGTAAAAGCCTCCTCTCCTGGAGGTAAAATAGACAACAAATCCATCTCTGAGCTGGAGAGTTCCTGATACTTCAGGATGATCTACAGCGATGCATCTCTTAccgcactcccccccccccccttcaccccTGCAATATATCCAAAGTCTGACTTCTCTCACGGGAACCGTTCCAGGGCTCCAGCAAAGGATCCCACTTCCCAAATAGGAAGCACTGACTCAGGACAGTCTCCCTGGCCTA is a genomic window containing:
- the DENND2D gene encoding DENN domain-containing protein 2D isoform X5; amino-acid sequence: MLLGILHCPEVVNKPVAQSATQNSQPLAQKAAGPWRCLLTTFSLATPWGSWEELRSELQCQDAASVGAGLLLPSWVPSHPSCSAIGCSAWKLPSPVWKAAHGLASRSCGWRLKRPLSQTLCSRSVGGKGRTPMPCRFEKMEGQVVGTMLRLFRNRLPRLRAGSRQDNLREAAKEPERAPEHCLSTFAGGQHFFEYLFVVSLKKKSSGHDYEPTITYQFPKRENLLRGQQEEEERLLSAIPLFCFPDGNEWAPLTEYPRETFSFVLTNVDGSRKIGYCRRLLPAGRGPRLPKVYCIISCIGCFGLFSKILDEVEKRHQISVAVIYPFMQGLREAAFPAPGKTVTLKSFIPDSGTEFISLTRPLDSHLEHVDFRSLLRCLRFEQILHIFASAVLERRIIFLAEDLRSYW